A genome region from Fodinibius salicampi includes the following:
- a CDS encoding aconitate hydratase encodes MSKPLNVTEKLIKSHLVDGEMKAGEEIGLKIDQTLTQDATGTMVMLELEAMELDEAQTEMSCQYVDHNLIQTDYKNPDDHVFLKSAAERFGMWFSRPGNGVSHPIETERFAIPGKTLAGSDSHTPASGCMGMLAIGSGGLDVAFAIAGEPLYIKMPKVLGVEVKGNLPDWVSAKDVVLEMLRRYDVDGATGYVIEYFGEGLKNLDTMDRHVIANMGTEMGATSTVFPADGEVRRFMESQERGHEFVELKADEGAEYDKYEELVLDDVEPLIALPSSPGNVVPVREVEGQDIYQSYVGSSANPGFRDFWMASEIVKDKTVNDNVSYDINPTSRQIIENMVKNDVMFNLVQSGARIHQAGCNGCIGMGQAPATGQNSLRTVPRNFPDRSGTPEDSVFLVSPETAAASALTGKITDPRDLEDLYNMKYPKYEHPNEIHINTEMLTPPKPKKERGEIKKGPNISTMPDFDELKDFDVPVLLKMGDDISTDEILRAGAEVLPFRSNIPEISKFTLDVVDKNFHDRAMEAKDEHGGHVVIAGENYAQGSSREHAAIAPRYLGQRAVIAKSYARIGWQNLINFGIPPLEFANDADYEDIDQGDVLTVNDIRSAIKNGNEVVVHNKTKGNKYTVKHTFSDRQKEAVLHGGVINRFKAEKKAS; translated from the coding sequence ATGAGTAAACCACTTAATGTAACCGAAAAACTTATTAAGAGTCATCTTGTTGATGGTGAAATGAAAGCCGGAGAGGAAATCGGTTTAAAGATTGACCAGACACTGACTCAGGATGCTACCGGAACCATGGTGATGTTGGAATTGGAAGCGATGGAACTGGATGAAGCCCAAACAGAAATGTCCTGTCAGTATGTGGATCACAACCTGATACAGACCGACTATAAAAATCCAGATGATCACGTATTTTTGAAATCAGCAGCCGAACGATTTGGTATGTGGTTTAGCCGTCCTGGAAACGGGGTAAGCCATCCTATTGAAACCGAACGTTTTGCAATTCCAGGTAAAACCTTAGCTGGTTCTGACAGCCATACTCCTGCATCAGGATGTATGGGTATGTTGGCTATTGGCTCTGGTGGTTTAGATGTTGCTTTTGCCATCGCTGGTGAACCGCTATACATCAAGATGCCCAAAGTATTAGGAGTAGAAGTTAAAGGTAATTTGCCCGATTGGGTAAGTGCCAAAGATGTAGTACTTGAGATGCTTCGTCGCTATGATGTAGATGGAGCTACCGGTTATGTAATTGAATATTTTGGCGAAGGGCTGAAAAATCTTGATACCATGGATCGCCATGTTATTGCAAATATGGGTACCGAGATGGGAGCTACCAGCACGGTATTTCCTGCCGATGGTGAGGTGCGTCGTTTTATGGAATCCCAAGAGCGTGGTCATGAATTCGTCGAACTCAAAGCTGATGAAGGTGCTGAATATGATAAGTATGAAGAACTTGTGCTGGATGATGTGGAACCGCTTATAGCTCTGCCCAGCAGTCCGGGTAACGTAGTGCCTGTTCGTGAAGTAGAGGGACAAGATATTTATCAGTCCTATGTTGGTTCTTCCGCGAATCCGGGTTTTCGTGACTTCTGGATGGCCTCTGAGATTGTGAAGGATAAAACGGTGAATGACAATGTTTCCTATGATATCAATCCTACATCACGCCAGATTATCGAAAATATGGTTAAGAATGATGTGATGTTTAACCTTGTTCAATCGGGAGCTCGTATTCACCAGGCCGGATGCAACGGCTGTATTGGCATGGGGCAGGCGCCTGCAACAGGACAAAACAGCTTGCGTACTGTGCCGCGTAACTTTCCTGACCGTTCAGGAACCCCCGAAGACTCAGTCTTTTTGGTAAGTCCCGAAACAGCGGCGGCTTCTGCATTGACCGGAAAGATTACCGATCCGCGCGATCTTGAGGATCTTTATAATATGAAATATCCGAAGTATGAGCATCCTAATGAGATTCACATAAATACGGAAATGTTGACCCCGCCGAAACCGAAAAAGGAACGAGGTGAAATCAAGAAAGGGCCGAATATTTCAACCATGCCCGACTTTGATGAGCTTAAAGATTTTGACGTTCCGGTTCTGCTCAAGATGGGAGATGATATTTCTACCGATGAAATTCTCCGTGCCGGGGCAGAAGTGCTGCCATTCCGCAGTAATATTCCAGAAATTAGTAAATTTACACTTGATGTTGTGGATAAAAACTTCCATGATCGGGCGATGGAAGCTAAAGATGAGCACGGTGGGCACGTAGTAATAGCCGGCGAAAATTACGCCCAGGGTTCAAGTCGCGAACATGCGGCTATCGCTCCGCGTTATTTGGGTCAGCGGGCCGTAATCGCAAAGAGTTACGCCCGTATTGGCTGGCAAAACCTGATCAACTTTGGTATTCCACCGCTTGAATTCGCAAATGATGCGGACTATGAGGATATCGATCAGGGCGATGTCTTAACCGTGAATGACATCAGAAGTGCTATTAAAAATGGCAATGAAGTCGTCGTTCATAATAAGACGAAAGGCAATAAATATACTGTAAAACACACCTTTAGTGATCGCCAAAAAGAAGCGGTGCTCCATGGTGGAGTAATTAATCGCTTTAAAGCCGAAAAGAAGGCTAGCTAA
- a CDS encoding amidohydrolase family protein: MKRRIILLTVFIFSLTTAIHAQLAVKADTIYTMEGPKIVNGIILVDDNKIATVGPADEIDIPANYEVHEASVATPGLVDAHSVVGLAGIFNQEHDQDQLETSDAIQPELRAIDAYNAREELVKFVLDKGVTTTHTGHGPGALASGQTMIAKTPYNTVEEALVDSSTTVAFTLTSGVSQNFDKPGTRSKGMAMLRQKFIEAQEYIEEKESEDPPSRNLTMEALAKVLNGELTAMITAHRAQDIMTALRLKEEFGFNMILDGAAEAYLVLDEIKEADIPVFIHPTMVRTYGDTQNASFTTAAKLHDAGIPFAFQSGFESYVPKTRIVLYEAGVATAYGLPREAALNALTKSPSQILGIDKLVGSLQEGKDADIVLFDGDPLEYTTHIRSVIVDGKVVKK, from the coding sequence ATGAAACGTCGAATCATTCTATTAACCGTCTTTATTTTTAGCCTCACTACTGCTATTCATGCCCAATTGGCCGTTAAAGCCGATACGATCTATACTATGGAAGGACCTAAAATTGTGAATGGCATTATTTTGGTTGACGATAATAAAATAGCCACCGTTGGTCCAGCAGATGAGATCGATATCCCAGCTAATTATGAGGTACATGAGGCTTCGGTAGCAACTCCCGGCCTTGTTGATGCTCATTCCGTAGTTGGATTGGCCGGCATCTTCAACCAAGAGCATGACCAGGATCAGCTGGAAACATCCGATGCCATACAGCCCGAATTACGTGCGATAGACGCGTATAATGCCCGGGAAGAATTGGTTAAATTCGTACTCGATAAAGGCGTTACAACCACCCATACGGGCCATGGTCCCGGTGCACTGGCAAGCGGACAAACCATGATTGCCAAAACCCCTTACAATACCGTGGAAGAAGCACTGGTTGACTCCTCAACTACTGTTGCTTTTACCCTTACATCTGGAGTCAGCCAAAATTTCGATAAACCCGGTACACGCTCCAAAGGGATGGCCATGCTGCGACAAAAATTTATTGAAGCACAGGAATATATTGAGGAAAAAGAATCAGAAGATCCCCCATCCAGAAATTTGACCATGGAGGCTTTGGCTAAAGTGCTCAACGGAGAATTGACAGCCATGATTACCGCTCACCGGGCACAGGATATCATGACAGCCTTGCGCCTGAAAGAAGAATTCGGTTTTAATATGATTCTCGACGGTGCTGCTGAAGCCTATCTCGTATTGGATGAAATAAAGGAAGCAGACATCCCGGTATTTATCCATCCTACGATGGTCCGCACGTATGGGGATACCCAGAATGCCAGTTTTACTACTGCCGCAAAGCTACATGATGCGGGTATACCGTTTGCATTTCAAAGTGGATTTGAAAGCTATGTACCCAAAACGCGTATAGTTCTCTATGAAGCCGGCGTGGCTACTGCTTACGGGTTGCCCCGAGAAGCGGCTTTAAATGCCCTTACCAAGAGTCCATCACAAATCCTGGGCATTGATAAACTTGTGGGTTCGCTACAGGAAGGAAAGGATGCGGATATCGTACTTTTTGATGGAGACCCGCTGGAGTACACCACTCATATTCGTTCCGTTATTGTGGACGGCAAAGTTGTCAAAAAATAA
- a CDS encoding MutS family DNA mismatch repair protein — translation MSYTSASLRKALENQIRRLQKKTDDLKNQSQRLSMIRLFIFVGGLALVYMAGSLGPEWLFWITLITFIGGFYKLITIHKKIDKSVERFTVWKNIRRNQLARQSLNWSDIPDSNAIKSYQDHPFAFDLNIIGKHSLLSLINTGHYQGSTDFLAQLLLQQEPDPEEVADRQSVIKELSSNASFRDRLQLLAQLNSKQELSDDWTLEELREHLNNAEKVNYNGVLSLLGGLSILNIVLGVLYLTGYIAPYVIFTFVLYLVIYNFNSDKISGLYNEASQIVKLLKPFKTILEYLETYSYSGNPNLKDFCSPFWKRSNAPSGYINQIVRIAGAASSQQSEIIWVLLNFLVPWDLYYAQKLSGYKQEVAPFLSRWLDRYYKLEALSSLANFSWLNPHYNFALPETNSGNPFEAKNLGHPLIPEDEKVTNNLTIHEKGEILLITGSNMAGKSTFLRTVGINLALYFSGGPVNASSLTTIPFRLFSSINITDSLDEGLSHFYAEVKQLRKLLTFLEDNHPMPVFFLVDEIYRGTNNRERLQGSKAFLQNVAGKNGIGMVSTHDLELAQLEETIPELSNWHFSETIDDGKMSFEYKLKSGPCPSTNALKIMEIEGLPV, via the coding sequence ATGAGCTATACCTCCGCCTCACTACGCAAGGCACTGGAAAACCAAATTCGTCGGCTTCAAAAGAAAACCGATGACCTTAAAAACCAGAGCCAACGATTATCGATGATTCGGCTTTTTATCTTTGTGGGAGGACTGGCACTCGTCTATATGGCCGGGAGCTTAGGACCTGAATGGCTGTTCTGGATTACATTGATCACTTTCATCGGAGGTTTTTATAAGCTCATTACTATTCATAAAAAAATTGATAAATCAGTTGAAAGGTTTACCGTCTGGAAAAATATCCGCCGTAATCAGTTAGCGCGCCAGTCTCTTAACTGGTCAGATATTCCAGATTCCAATGCTATTAAATCATACCAGGATCATCCCTTTGCTTTTGACCTTAACATTATAGGGAAACACTCCCTGCTAAGTCTGATTAACACAGGACATTACCAGGGAAGCACCGATTTTCTTGCACAATTATTACTTCAACAAGAACCAGATCCGGAGGAAGTAGCTGATCGGCAGTCCGTAATTAAAGAGTTAAGTTCCAACGCCAGCTTTCGGGATCGCCTGCAATTACTGGCCCAACTGAATAGCAAACAGGAACTAAGTGATGACTGGACTCTGGAAGAATTGCGTGAGCACCTAAATAACGCTGAAAAGGTCAATTATAATGGTGTCTTATCCCTTTTGGGTGGACTTTCTATACTCAATATCGTGCTCGGGGTGCTTTACCTTACGGGCTATATCGCACCATATGTCATATTTACTTTTGTGCTTTACCTGGTGATCTACAACTTCAACAGTGATAAAATCAGTGGGCTCTACAACGAGGCTTCCCAAATAGTAAAGCTCTTAAAACCTTTCAAGACAATTCTGGAATATCTGGAAACTTACTCTTACTCAGGGAATCCTAATCTAAAGGATTTTTGCAGCCCCTTTTGGAAGCGTTCAAATGCACCGTCCGGGTATATAAACCAGATCGTCCGGATTGCTGGGGCAGCCTCTTCTCAGCAAAGCGAAATCATTTGGGTACTGCTTAACTTTTTAGTGCCTTGGGACCTCTATTATGCACAAAAACTAAGTGGTTACAAACAGGAAGTAGCTCCCTTCCTGTCTCGTTGGCTCGATCGGTATTATAAACTTGAAGCCCTGAGTTCTCTGGCTAATTTCAGCTGGCTAAATCCGCACTATAATTTCGCGCTGCCGGAAACGAATTCTGGTAACCCATTTGAGGCTAAAAACCTGGGACACCCTCTTATTCCGGAGGATGAAAAAGTAACTAATAACCTAACCATTCATGAAAAGGGCGAAATCCTGTTAATCACCGGATCGAATATGGCGGGCAAGAGCACTTTTTTACGGACCGTGGGTATCAATCTGGCACTTTACTTCAGCGGTGGACCCGTAAACGCTTCCTCTCTGACTACCATCCCCTTTCGGTTGTTTAGCAGCATCAACATTACCGATTCCCTCGATGAAGGGCTCTCTCACTTTTATGCGGAAGTCAAACAACTGCGAAAACTGCTGACATTTCTTGAAGACAATCATCCGATGCCTGTTTTCTTTTTGGTGGACGAAATTTACCGGGGAACCAATAATCGCGAACGGCTACAGGGCAGCAAAGCCTTCCTCCAAAATGTAGCCGGAAAAAACGGAATAGGTATGGTATCAACCCATGACCTTGAACTGGCACAACTGGAAGAGACCATTCCCGAACTCAGCAACTGGCATTTTTCAGAAACCATTGACGACGGAAAAATGAGCTTCGAATACAAATTAAAATCGGGTCCCTGCCCTTCTACCAATGCCTTAAAGATTATGGAAATTGAGGGGCTACCGGTTTAA
- a CDS encoding YtxH domain-containing protein — translation MGTGNKEKVILATLTGIASGVIIGLLFAPNKGEETRKKINEKRAEYLQDLKDEIEELRETLNKKVEAGKGEVNELSQELKKKGDEILKKAKKLTSYEDWTKDELYQKAKTLEIEGYSTMNKSELIEALRSY, via the coding sequence ATGGGAACAGGAAATAAAGAAAAAGTAATTTTAGCCACTTTAACGGGCATAGCCAGCGGGGTTATTATTGGCTTGTTGTTCGCTCCGAATAAAGGAGAGGAAACCAGAAAAAAGATTAATGAAAAAAGAGCCGAATACCTTCAGGATTTAAAAGATGAGATAGAGGAACTTCGGGAAACTCTCAATAAGAAAGTTGAAGCTGGTAAGGGAGAAGTTAACGAGCTTAGTCAAGAGCTTAAGAAAAAAGGGGATGAGATCCTTAAAAAAGCAAAGAAACTTACTTCCTATGAGGATTGGACCAAAGACGAACTCTACCAGAAAGCCAAAACCCTGGAGATTGAGGGTTACTCAACAATGAATAAAAGTGAATTGATAGAGGCCTTGAGAAGTTATTAG
- a CDS encoding amidohydrolase family protein, with product MNRVLSILSLILLFPMLVLAQQQPQVFEGAKIIPIEGEPISEGTLIIEKGKITAVGTRENVEIPENAQTHDVSGKVIMPGLVDSHSHIGSGDGGDRSSALHPDTRILDSIDPRSDTFKKALAGGITTVNVMPGSGHLMSGRTVYLKLRDTNTIEEMLFVDDPVNEIAGGLKMANGTNPIGEGPFPGTRAKSVAMVRDLFIKAQEYKNKVEKADGDPEKMPTRDLGMETLIQVLDGERVVHNHTHRHDDILTAIRLSEEFGYRLVLHHVSEAWKVAEEIAEAEVPSSIIVLDSPGGKMEAADIRYENGAVLEEAGVMVGYHTDASITDTRLFLRSGAFGVRAGMSRDAALEALTIANAKMLDLENRVGTLEEGKDADFIILSGDPLSTYTRVQQTWVEGKKRFDVSDPEDAKYAVGGYKVFERSTQNHHHHGID from the coding sequence ATGAACAGAGTTCTATCGATTTTGTCATTGATTTTGCTATTTCCAATGCTAGTCTTGGCGCAGCAGCAACCTCAGGTATTTGAAGGAGCTAAAATCATTCCCATTGAAGGAGAACCTATTTCGGAAGGAACACTTATCATTGAGAAAGGCAAAATAACAGCTGTAGGCACCCGGGAAAATGTTGAAATTCCCGAAAATGCCCAAACACATGATGTAAGTGGAAAAGTTATTATGCCCGGACTCGTGGATTCCCACTCCCATATTGGCAGCGGAGATGGAGGCGATCGCTCATCAGCCTTACATCCCGATACCCGTATACTGGACAGTATTGATCCCCGCAGCGATACCTTTAAAAAAGCGCTTGCCGGCGGGATTACTACGGTAAATGTTATGCCCGGATCGGGTCATCTTATGAGTGGCAGAACCGTTTATCTAAAACTTCGTGATACCAATACTATTGAAGAGATGCTTTTTGTTGATGATCCGGTAAATGAAATAGCCGGCGGACTTAAAATGGCGAATGGAACAAATCCAATTGGAGAGGGTCCCTTTCCCGGTACCCGTGCTAAATCTGTAGCTATGGTACGCGACTTGTTTATTAAAGCCCAGGAATATAAAAACAAAGTTGAAAAAGCGGATGGGGACCCTGAAAAAATGCCTACGCGGGACTTAGGTATGGAAACGCTTATCCAAGTGCTCGATGGTGAAAGGGTTGTACACAATCACACTCACAGACACGATGATATTCTGACAGCTATTCGTTTATCCGAAGAATTTGGATACCGGCTGGTCCTCCACCATGTGAGTGAAGCCTGGAAAGTGGCCGAAGAAATTGCGGAAGCGGAGGTACCCTCTTCTATTATTGTGCTGGATTCCCCCGGAGGAAAAATGGAGGCTGCTGACATACGATACGAAAATGGTGCAGTCCTGGAGGAAGCCGGCGTAATGGTGGGATATCATACGGATGCTTCCATAACCGATACCCGTTTGTTTCTGCGATCTGGGGCCTTTGGTGTGCGCGCCGGAATGAGCCGCGATGCAGCTCTAGAGGCTCTGACAATCGCTAATGCAAAGATGCTTGATCTCGAAAATCGGGTCGGAACACTCGAAGAAGGAAAAGATGCTGATTTTATTATTCTTTCCGGAGATCCGCTGAGTACTTACACTCGTGTTCAGCAAACTTGGGTGGAAGGTAAAAAACGATTTGATGTTTCCGATCCTGAGGATGCCAAATATGCTGTCGGAGGATACAAGGTATTTGAACGGTCGACCCAAAATCATCACCATCACGGTATCGATTAA
- a CDS encoding gamma-glutamyl-gamma-aminobutyrate hydrolase family protein, with the protein MKNSNKPTIGITGPDKGGTAAWWFTKYAVLLQGGKPIRITPSEPHPGENLDGLILGGGADIDQERYGKSFAENPFEMGPKPSSLYQGFIKILSFLFYPFLFLIRKLLSTKSSAVDPERDRLEFEILQKAINNTIPILGICRGSQLINVHFGGNLYQDIGDFYSEVPQVYSIWPKKKVLIESDSKLGQIIRKDNIWVNALHNQAVDNIGSGLRVIAREETDLPQAIEHISYPFMMGVQWHPEYMPQIVHQRAIFGALISQAKKFVK; encoded by the coding sequence ATGAAGAATAGCAACAAACCGACCATTGGCATAACAGGACCGGATAAGGGGGGAACTGCTGCATGGTGGTTTACCAAATACGCAGTATTATTACAGGGAGGAAAACCAATTAGAATAACGCCTTCCGAACCACATCCAGGTGAGAATCTGGATGGACTTATCTTAGGAGGCGGGGCCGATATTGATCAGGAAAGGTATGGAAAATCTTTTGCTGAAAATCCTTTTGAAATGGGGCCTAAACCATCAAGTTTATATCAAGGATTTATAAAAATACTGTCCTTCTTGTTTTATCCTTTTTTGTTTTTGATTCGAAAACTCCTTTCGACAAAATCATCTGCTGTTGACCCCGAAAGAGATAGACTGGAGTTTGAAATACTTCAAAAGGCTATCAATAATACCATTCCCATATTAGGTATATGTCGTGGATCTCAACTGATCAACGTCCATTTTGGAGGGAATTTGTATCAGGATATAGGCGATTTTTATAGTGAAGTGCCCCAAGTTTATTCTATCTGGCCCAAAAAGAAGGTACTTATTGAATCAGACTCAAAATTAGGCCAGATTATTAGGAAAGATAATATTTGGGTTAATGCTTTGCATAATCAAGCTGTAGATAACATAGGCAGTGGACTGAGGGTTATTGCGCGGGAAGAAACAGATCTGCCTCAGGCTATTGAGCATATATCATATCCGTTTATGATGGGTGTCCAGTGGCACCCAGAATATATGCCCCAGATAGTACACCAGCGGGCAATTTTTGGCGCATTAATAAGCCAAGCTAAGAAGTTTGTAAAATGA
- a CDS encoding amidoligase family protein, producing the protein MAYRSPPVLYNENNEERKIGLELEFAGIGLERVADIITSIYGGEVRKNHRYYIEIRNTDLGDFRVELDARILQKMAEEDIFDTADIDIEERSFRKSIEDIIDKLAMSVVPVEIVMPPVSISKFGRLEDLRKKLWEEKAEGTKGSLVHAFGMHINIEAPVLDIETILKYLRAFLLLYPWLLEKLEIDISRKLSPFVDPFPKEFVLKVLDVGYEPSQKEFISDYIKFNPTRNRPLDLLPILAMLDEATVKRKLNGEKNTPRPTFHYRLPNSKIDDLSWTFAKEWNYWIAVEELVQKPEMIEKLAQLYVMRKEKTLVSFKKEWVESIVILLDLNEE; encoded by the coding sequence ATGGCATATAGATCACCTCCGGTACTGTATAATGAGAATAATGAAGAGCGAAAAATAGGACTTGAGCTCGAATTTGCAGGTATCGGTTTAGAGCGTGTTGCGGATATTATAACCTCTATATACGGAGGAGAAGTCCGGAAGAATCACCGATACTATATTGAGATAAGGAATACTGATTTGGGGGATTTTAGAGTAGAACTCGATGCCCGTATCCTACAAAAAATGGCGGAGGAAGATATATTTGATACGGCTGATATAGATATCGAAGAACGCTCCTTTCGCAAATCTATAGAAGATATTATAGATAAATTAGCAATGTCTGTGGTTCCTGTAGAAATTGTAATGCCCCCTGTATCCATTTCAAAGTTTGGACGATTAGAAGATTTACGTAAAAAGCTGTGGGAAGAAAAGGCAGAGGGGACTAAAGGGTCTCTCGTGCATGCTTTTGGAATGCATATCAATATTGAAGCCCCTGTACTGGATATTGAGACCATTCTGAAATATTTGCGCGCATTCTTACTGCTATATCCCTGGCTTTTGGAAAAGTTGGAAATCGATATTTCCAGGAAATTGTCTCCCTTTGTAGATCCTTTTCCTAAAGAATTTGTTTTAAAGGTACTGGATGTTGGTTATGAGCCCTCACAAAAGGAGTTTATTTCAGACTATATAAAATTTAATCCAACAAGAAACAGGCCTTTAGATCTCCTTCCGATACTTGCCATGCTTGACGAGGCCACGGTAAAACGCAAGCTTAATGGGGAAAAGAATACACCAAGGCCTACTTTTCACTACCGCTTGCCCAATAGTAAAATTGATGACTTAAGCTGGACATTTGCCAAAGAATGGAATTATTGGATAGCTGTAGAAGAGCTGGTCCAAAAGCCTGAAATGATAGAGAAACTTGCTCAGTTATATGTAATGCGTAAAGAGAAAACACTGGTGTCCTTTAAAAAGGAATGGGTAGAATCTATAGTTATATTATTAGATTTAAATGAAGAATAG
- a CDS encoding CsbD family protein: protein MSGLITKGNWRKIKAKLIEDYPALTKRDLIYEEGKEERLIGELQLKLGKTKAEISDMIRSLLDD from the coding sequence ATGAGTGGTTTAATAACAAAAGGAAACTGGCGAAAAATAAAGGCGAAGCTTATAGAAGATTATCCCGCCTTAACGAAGAGGGATCTCATCTATGAAGAAGGAAAAGAAGAGCGTCTTATTGGAGAACTGCAACTAAAGCTGGGGAAAACAAAGGCTGAAATTTCGGATATGATCCGTAGCTTATTGGATGATTAA
- a CDS encoding DUF421 domain-containing protein, with product MDYSWINTTWSAVLMATLSTIGIYISLILFTRIAGLRSFSKMSSFDFAITVAIGSVIASTILAKDPPLYLAITALATLYVLQITVASLRGSSSMMSKLVNNEPLLLMKGTKILEDNLKKAKVTHADLRAKLREANATQLSQVKAVVMEATGDIAVLHHEDPDHELDNELLKGVRGWN from the coding sequence ATGGATTACAGTTGGATAAACACTACCTGGTCAGCAGTATTGATGGCCACATTATCTACCATTGGAATTTATATCTCACTTATACTTTTTACGAGGATAGCGGGATTACGTTCTTTCTCTAAAATGTCTAGTTTTGACTTCGCGATAACGGTGGCAATAGGGTCGGTTATTGCGAGTACTATTTTAGCAAAAGATCCGCCTTTATATTTGGCTATAACAGCACTTGCTACCTTATATGTTCTGCAAATTACGGTTGCAAGCTTGAGAGGAAGTTCATCCATGATGAGCAAATTGGTAAATAATGAACCATTGTTGTTAATGAAGGGGACAAAAATTTTAGAAGATAACTTAAAAAAGGCTAAAGTAACCCATGCCGATCTCCGTGCAAAACTACGGGAAGCTAATGCCACTCAGTTAAGCCAGGTAAAAGCAGTGGTAATGGAGGCCACTGGAGATATTGCAGTCTTGCACCATGAAGATCCTGATCATGAACTTGATAATGAGTTGCTAAAAGGAGTTCGGGGATGGAATTAA
- a CDS encoding CsbD family protein has product MDKLRIEGNWNELKGKLKEEYAELTDDDLTYEEGKEDQLIGNIQQKLGKTKDEIKAIIKDL; this is encoded by the coding sequence ATGGATAAACTAAGAATTGAGGGAAACTGGAACGAGTTGAAAGGAAAGTTGAAAGAGGAGTATGCAGAGTTAACGGATGATGATTTGACTTACGAAGAAGGAAAGGAAGATCAGCTGATTGGTAATATTCAGCAAAAACTGGGTAAGACCAAAGACGAGATAAAAGCGATTATCAAGGATTTGTAA
- a CDS encoding exopolysaccharide biosynthesis protein, translating to MSEEPTNLTQLLDQIEDAIDKKEEDVSLGEILDTVGRRSFGPLLLICLVTIAPILGDIPGVPTIMGILILLIGSQLLFQYDHFWLPDWLLRQSVGKDKLKKGLQWMHSPARFSDHWLRPRLTMVTRGVGIYIIASVCIAIALVMPVMEVIPFSATIAGIALTAFGLALITRDGLMALLAFLFSAGTFGLIIYNLL from the coding sequence ATGAGTGAAGAGCCTACAAATTTAACTCAACTTCTGGATCAAATTGAAGACGCTATAGACAAAAAGGAAGAGGACGTATCGTTGGGTGAAATACTGGACACCGTTGGCCGCCGTTCGTTCGGACCTCTTTTACTAATTTGTTTGGTTACCATTGCACCTATTTTAGGCGATATCCCTGGGGTACCGACTATTATGGGAATACTTATATTGTTGATAGGAAGTCAGTTGCTGTTTCAGTATGATCATTTTTGGCTGCCAGACTGGTTGCTCAGACAATCTGTGGGGAAGGATAAACTCAAAAAGGGACTTCAGTGGATGCACTCTCCTGCCCGGTTTTCTGATCATTGGTTACGTCCACGACTAACTATGGTAACACGGGGCGTTGGAATCTATATTATTGCCTCTGTGTGTATTGCTATTGCATTAGTAATGCCAGTCATGGAAGTTATCCCTTTTAGTGCTACTATAGCAGGTATCGCGCTTACTGCCTTTGGATTAGCATTAATTACCCGTGACGGACTGATGGCCTTGCTCGCTTTTTTGTTTTCTGCTGGTACATTTGGTCTGATCATTTATAATTTGTTATAG
- a CDS encoding Smr/MutS family protein, whose translation MSQETEPKELPIDGTLDLHTFKPEDLGSLIPGYIEACLSKGIFEIRIIHGKGTGNLRRSVHALLDRNPHVKSYSLAGDHSGWGATIATLEKNK comes from the coding sequence ATGAGCCAGGAGACTGAACCTAAAGAGCTCCCAATTGACGGGACCCTGGATTTACACACCTTTAAACCAGAAGATTTGGGGTCCCTTATTCCCGGCTATATTGAAGCATGTCTGAGCAAAGGGATTTTTGAAATCCGGATTATTCATGGCAAAGGAACCGGCAACCTGCGTCGGTCTGTCCATGCCCTGCTCGATCGCAATCCACATGTAAAATCATATTCTCTGGCTGGAGACCACAGCGGATGGGGAGCGACCATAGCCACGCTGGAAAAAAATAAATAA
- a CDS encoding Dabb family protein, which yields MIRHVVMWKLKDEAEGATKEKNAEKMKLILEGLKINIDEIKSVEVGINISEGDGETGTPYDVVLISDFETELDYTMYTRNDHHKKAVKFIDSVIEERHFVDYKVDI from the coding sequence ATGATTCGACATGTCGTAATGTGGAAACTTAAAGATGAAGCCGAAGGAGCCACAAAGGAGAAAAATGCAGAAAAAATGAAGCTCATTCTTGAAGGCTTAAAAATAAATATTGATGAAATAAAAAGTGTGGAAGTCGGTATTAATATTTCCGAAGGAGATGGAGAAACCGGCACACCCTATGATGTTGTGCTTATATCCGATTTCGAGACCGAGCTTGATTATACCATGTATACTCGTAATGACCACCATAAAAAAGCGGTAAAATTTATTGACTCCGTAATCGAGGAACGACATTTCGTAGATTATAAAGTAGATATCTGA